A window of the Cystobacter fuscus genome harbors these coding sequences:
- a CDS encoding iron-containing redox enzyme family protein, whose product MSTPGENPSSMNWINTLEHEARALLDALDAHPAARRLFEGSIDTESYAHYLVQTYHYARWSTPLLVEAGKRMLRLGQHAALGQLLLQKASEEHGHERWLLADLKNLGWSAERVERTEPGPAVSAYVAWNRFTSRHGRPEAFLGTAYVLEYLSVHRASRAVERLLAARRIPLIHKAVTFLRAHGSADVGHVEELTSLLSPLTDPEEQSALLLSARTTRVLYLGLFAQGMHEDAAECLRDAGPGR is encoded by the coding sequence ATGTCCACGCCAGGCGAAAACCCTTCCTCGATGAACTGGATCAACACCTTGGAGCACGAGGCGCGCGCGCTGCTGGATGCATTGGACGCGCATCCCGCCGCCCGGCGGCTCTTCGAGGGAAGCATCGACACGGAGAGCTACGCGCACTACCTGGTGCAGACGTACCACTACGCGCGGTGGAGCACGCCGCTCCTGGTCGAGGCGGGCAAGCGCATGCTGCGCCTGGGCCAGCACGCCGCGTTGGGACAACTGCTGCTTCAGAAGGCCTCCGAGGAGCACGGGCATGAGCGCTGGCTGCTGGCGGATCTGAAGAACCTGGGCTGGTCGGCCGAGCGCGTCGAGCGGACGGAACCTGGCCCCGCGGTCAGCGCCTACGTCGCGTGGAATCGCTTCACCTCGCGCCATGGCAGGCCCGAGGCGTTCCTCGGCACGGCCTACGTGCTGGAGTACCTGTCCGTGCACCGCGCCAGCCGAGCCGTGGAGCGGCTGCTCGCGGCCAGGCGAATTCCCCTCATCCACAAGGCCGTCACCTTCCTGCGCGCGCACGGAAGCGCGGATGTCGGGCACGTGGAGGAGCTGACCTCCCTGTTGAGTCCCCTGACGGATCCGGAGGAACAGTCCGCGCTGCTGCTGTCCGCGCGCACCACCCGCGTCCTCTACCTGGGACTCTTCGCGCAAGGGATGCACGAGGACGCGGCGGAGTGCCTCAGGGACGCAGGGCCCGGGAGATGA
- a CDS encoding protein kinase domain-containing protein — translation MSRRLIASRYSLEHNLGGGGMGAIWVALDSQLQRRVAVKLMASHFVASPSARYQFEQEAKAVARLHNPHVVQIHDYGVDQDTPYIVMELLEGEDLENRLGRQGRLPLAVVSSLLNQVARALASAHAAGIIHRDLKPANLFLARVDTEEVVKVLDFGLARLGTSGAVAMKPPREVMGTPRYMSPEQLSGGAGIDHRSDLWSLAVVAYRALTGFFPFGDDVPGALVSRGIPLVAEPPSSLLPELGKEVDAFFKRALETEPARRFQSASEMAAAFAALVDQRRTSRAAKILVIDDEPDVQLLMKQRFRKQIRESLYEFVFACDGEDALEKLRQHPDTDVVLSDLNMPRMDGLTFLSRVGEVNPLVKVIIVSAYSDMNNIRVAMNRGAFDFLVKPIDFQDLEATISKTIQHVKKSRQMLHSMEENLLFRMFVHSGIIERALPLLRGPDVVLGERVEATVAFIDVKDFTQVARQEQPDAAIRRLNANFEVIVPELLARGGVVDKFVGDAVMAVFRDAGHLERALVACVAARDQLRTMASRYGEHSPYVHGASIGLDSGELLSGSIGAKGLGRLDYTVLGDAVNTAARLASSAERDQILIQDRLRQQVEYSFECVGAGERRLPGTKEPVTVYDVRYYKKKEKEEVSTSESTASVLIANGEQVPPSRASGGG, via the coding sequence ATGTCCAGACGGCTGATTGCTAGCAGGTATAGCTTGGAGCACAACCTGGGGGGTGGTGGCATGGGGGCCATCTGGGTGGCTCTGGACTCGCAACTCCAGCGGCGGGTCGCGGTCAAGCTGATGGCCTCGCACTTCGTCGCCTCACCCTCGGCCCGCTACCAGTTCGAGCAGGAAGCGAAGGCCGTGGCCCGGCTGCACAACCCGCACGTGGTGCAGATCCACGATTATGGCGTCGATCAGGACACGCCCTACATCGTGATGGAGCTGCTCGAGGGAGAGGATCTCGAGAACCGCCTCGGCCGGCAGGGCCGGCTCCCGCTGGCGGTGGTCTCCTCGCTGCTCAACCAGGTGGCCAGGGCCCTGGCCTCCGCGCATGCGGCGGGCATCATCCACCGGGATCTCAAGCCCGCCAACCTCTTCCTGGCCCGGGTCGACACCGAGGAAGTGGTGAAGGTGCTCGACTTCGGGTTGGCGCGGCTGGGCACCAGCGGCGCGGTCGCGATGAAGCCGCCCCGGGAGGTGATGGGGACGCCGCGCTACATGAGTCCCGAGCAGCTGTCGGGGGGAGCCGGCATCGATCACCGCAGTGATCTCTGGTCGCTCGCGGTGGTGGCCTACCGGGCGCTCACCGGTTTCTTTCCCTTTGGCGATGACGTCCCCGGCGCGCTCGTCTCCCGGGGGATCCCCCTTGTCGCCGAGCCCCCCTCGAGCCTGCTGCCCGAGCTGGGCAAGGAGGTGGATGCCTTCTTCAAACGCGCCCTGGAAACGGAGCCCGCGCGCCGCTTCCAGTCCGCGAGCGAGATGGCGGCGGCCTTCGCCGCGCTGGTGGATCAGCGCCGCACCTCCCGGGCGGCGAAGATCCTGGTCATCGATGATGAACCGGATGTGCAGCTGTTGATGAAGCAGCGCTTCCGCAAGCAGATCCGCGAGTCGCTCTACGAGTTCGTCTTCGCCTGCGATGGCGAGGACGCCCTGGAGAAGCTGCGCCAGCATCCCGACACGGATGTGGTGCTCTCCGATCTCAACATGCCGCGGATGGACGGGCTCACGTTCCTCTCGCGGGTGGGGGAGGTCAATCCGCTCGTCAAGGTCATCATCGTCTCCGCCTACAGCGACATGAACAACATCCGGGTGGCGATGAATCGCGGTGCGTTCGATTTCCTCGTCAAGCCCATCGACTTCCAGGATCTCGAGGCGACGATCTCCAAGACGATCCAGCACGTGAAGAAGTCCCGCCAGATGCTGCACTCCATGGAGGAGAACCTGCTGTTCCGGATGTTCGTCCACAGCGGCATCATCGAGCGGGCGCTGCCCCTGCTGCGCGGCCCCGACGTGGTGTTGGGCGAGCGGGTGGAGGCGACGGTGGCCTTCATCGACGTGAAGGACTTCACGCAGGTCGCGCGCCAGGAGCAGCCCGACGCCGCCATCCGCAGGTTGAACGCCAACTTCGAGGTCATCGTCCCCGAGCTGCTCGCCCGGGGGGGCGTGGTGGACAAGTTCGTGGGCGACGCGGTGATGGCCGTGTTCCGCGACGCGGGGCACCTGGAGCGGGCGCTGGTGGCCTGCGTGGCGGCCCGCGACCAGCTGCGCACGATGGCCTCGCGCTATGGCGAGCACTCCCCCTATGTCCATGGGGCCAGCATCGGTCTGGACTCGGGGGAGTTGCTCTCCGGCAGCATTGGCGCCAAGGGGCTGGGTCGATTGGATTACACGGTGCTCGGGGACGCGGTGAACACCGCGGCGCGATTGGCCTCATCGGCCGAGCGGGATCAGATCCTCATCCAAGACAGGCTTCGCCAGCAGGTGGAGTACAGCTTCGAGTGCGTGGGGGCCGGTGAGAGAAGGCTGCCTGGAACGAAGGAGCCGGTGACCGTCTACGACGTGCGCTACTACAAGAAGAAGGAAAAGGAAGAGGTGTCCACCTCGGAGTCGACCGCTTCCGTCCTGATCGCCAATGGCGAGCAGGTGCCTCCTTCGCGGGCCAGTGGGGGGGGGTAG
- a CDS encoding cytochrome P450 encodes MMNLLSDELRRDPHPAYDRARDVSPVLHEPSADAWMIFDHEGVKRALHEHETFSSVVSPPDNKTSRWLVFTDAPRHTKLRALIMRAFTPRAVANLEPRIREWSSQLLDGPLERESMDLVEELSVPLPLRVITQMLGAPQEDLPRFKHWSDAIMALSYFLAGGAEAERAGREFREVTDEMQAYLTELIAQRRAEPREDLLTQLVAAEVDGERLTEEDLLGFFQLLLSAGHETTTNLISNTVLCLLEHPEQLARLRADPGLLPLAIEEVLRYRSPVQTMFRVTRRDVAMHGQVIPAGKLVMPMIGSANRDPRRFPEAHRFDITRDPNPHLAFGHGIHFCIGAPLSRLEARITLGVFLERVKHFELASNAPWEPRRAIHVHGPVRLPLRIGGI; translated from the coding sequence ATGATGAACCTACTGTCCGATGAGCTGCGCCGCGATCCCCATCCCGCGTATGACCGGGCGCGCGACGTCTCCCCCGTGCTTCACGAGCCGAGCGCGGATGCGTGGATGATTTTCGACCACGAGGGCGTCAAGCGCGCGCTCCACGAGCACGAGACCTTCAGCTCGGTCGTGTCACCGCCGGACAACAAGACTTCCCGCTGGCTCGTCTTCACCGATGCGCCGCGCCACACGAAGCTGCGTGCCCTCATCATGCGAGCCTTCACCCCGCGTGCCGTGGCCAACCTCGAGCCTCGTATCCGGGAGTGGTCGTCCCAGCTCCTGGATGGGCCACTCGAGCGGGAGAGCATGGACCTCGTCGAGGAGCTGTCGGTCCCCCTGCCATTGAGGGTGATCACCCAGATGCTCGGCGCGCCCCAGGAGGATCTGCCACGGTTCAAGCACTGGAGTGATGCGATCATGGCGCTGAGCTACTTCCTCGCGGGAGGAGCGGAGGCCGAGCGGGCGGGGCGGGAGTTCCGCGAGGTGACGGACGAGATGCAAGCGTATCTCACGGAGCTGATTGCCCAGCGGCGGGCGGAGCCGAGGGAGGATCTGCTCACCCAGCTCGTCGCGGCCGAGGTGGATGGCGAGCGGCTGACGGAGGAGGATCTGCTCGGCTTCTTCCAGTTGCTGCTGTCGGCGGGGCACGAGACGACGACGAACCTCATCAGCAACACCGTGCTCTGCCTGCTCGAGCATCCGGAGCAGCTCGCCCGTCTACGGGCGGACCCGGGCCTGTTGCCCCTGGCGATCGAGGAGGTGCTGCGCTACCGCTCGCCCGTCCAGACGATGTTCCGCGTGACGAGGCGGGACGTTGCAATGCACGGCCAGGTGATTCCCGCCGGCAAGCTGGTGATGCCGATGATTGGCTCGGCGAACCGGGATCCGCGCAGGTTCCCCGAGGCGCACCGCTTCGACATCACGCGAGACCCGAACCCGCACCTCGCGTTTGGCCATGGCATCCACTTCTGCATCGGGGCTCCGCTGTCACGGCTGGAGGCGCGGATCACCCTGGGCGTGTTCCTCGAGCGGGTGAAACACTTCGAGCTCGCGAGCAACGCACCCTGGGAGCCGCGCCGGGCGATCCACGTGCACGGCCCCGTCCGTCTGCCATTGAGGATCGGCGGAATCTGA
- a CDS encoding AraC family transcriptional regulator: protein MERLNESRIGALITDTYAVRASTGVSSTLHAQHGVAILIGLDADVTVMEPGRGTVSGRVVVVPPHVRHATSSPGPTLALLHDPLAAPHIADYSRLRGGAFVLESHLARRLEDASAAHGAWLTRAEVLDGLARESATWLARELPRRRPDIRVARVLEALKDPSADPRLVLARTGLSRAHLRALFVREVGMPMRTYQLWRRLLVALGAFARLDATSAAHFAGFADLAHFSRTCRRMLGYSPTLLRGQLLREEGARLNSRGAPRPGDARPAR, encoded by the coding sequence ATGGAGCGCTTGAACGAATCGCGGATCGGAGCCCTCATCACCGACACCTACGCGGTGCGCGCCTCCACCGGCGTGTCATCGACGCTCCATGCCCAGCACGGCGTGGCGATCCTCATCGGCCTGGACGCCGACGTGACGGTGATGGAGCCGGGGCGCGGGACGGTGAGCGGGCGCGTGGTGGTGGTGCCTCCCCATGTGCGGCACGCCACCTCGAGTCCCGGACCCACGCTCGCGCTCCTCCATGACCCACTGGCGGCGCCGCACATCGCCGACTACTCACGTCTGCGCGGAGGGGCCTTCGTGCTCGAGTCCCACCTCGCGCGGAGGCTCGAGGACGCCTCGGCCGCGCATGGCGCGTGGCTGACGCGCGCGGAGGTGCTCGATGGCCTCGCCCGCGAGTCGGCAACGTGGCTCGCCCGGGAGCTGCCTCGCCGCCGGCCCGATATCCGCGTGGCCCGGGTGCTCGAGGCCCTGAAGGATCCGTCCGCCGATCCGCGCCTCGTCCTCGCGCGCACGGGTCTGTCCCGGGCGCACCTCCGGGCGCTGTTCGTGCGCGAGGTGGGCATGCCCATGCGGACCTATCAGCTCTGGCGCAGGCTGCTCGTCGCGCTGGGGGCCTTCGCGCGCCTGGACGCCACGAGTGCCGCCCACTTCGCGGGCTTCGCCGACCTCGCCCACTTCTCGCGCACCTGCCGCCGCATGCTGGGCTACTCGCCCACCCTGCTGCGCGGGCAGCTCCTCCGGGAGGAGGGGGCCCGGCTCAACTCGCGCGGCGCTCCTCGCCCCGGCGACGCACGGCCCGCCAGGTGA
- a CDS encoding glucose 1-dehydrogenase yields MKAVVLFPKEGKVKVIDVPEPRLGSPGQVRVRTLEVGVCGTDREVARGEHGRAPEGEDYLIVGHECLGEVVEVGAEVKDLKPGDLVVPRVRRPCASEQCTPCREGHADFCVTGEYTERGIQGAHGFCAEFFVEDARYLHRVPRELREVAVLTEPLTIAEKSLRQVKLIQQRVPSKDERASHAVVLGAGPVGLLGAMALVRAGYQTTVYSHSRKPNKKAELSEAVGVPYVSSEEYSVKELVKQRGRADVVYEAAGVASAAFALLEGLAPNGVFVFTGVPPSEKQKVDEGALMKRVVLDNQVLLGTVNAAAEDFDAAIEDLFHFQSRWRGPLESLITARHPPEDYAEVVEGDKKSGVKDVIAFSRG; encoded by the coding sequence ATGAAGGCGGTGGTGCTGTTCCCCAAGGAAGGGAAGGTCAAGGTCATCGATGTGCCCGAGCCGCGGCTGGGCTCGCCCGGCCAGGTGCGGGTGCGCACGCTGGAGGTGGGGGTGTGCGGCACCGACCGGGAGGTGGCGCGGGGCGAGCATGGCCGGGCCCCCGAGGGAGAGGACTACCTCATCGTCGGCCACGAGTGCCTGGGCGAGGTGGTGGAGGTGGGCGCGGAGGTGAAGGACCTGAAGCCCGGGGACCTGGTGGTGCCGCGGGTGCGCCGGCCCTGTGCGAGCGAGCAGTGCACGCCGTGCCGCGAGGGCCACGCGGACTTCTGCGTGACGGGGGAGTACACGGAGCGGGGCATTCAGGGCGCGCACGGCTTCTGCGCGGAGTTCTTCGTGGAGGACGCGCGCTACCTGCACCGGGTGCCGCGCGAGCTGCGCGAGGTGGCCGTGCTCACCGAGCCGCTGACCATCGCGGAGAAGAGCCTGCGCCAGGTGAAGCTCATCCAGCAGCGGGTGCCCTCCAAGGACGAGCGGGCCTCGCACGCGGTGGTGCTGGGCGCGGGGCCGGTGGGGTTGCTCGGGGCCATGGCGCTGGTGCGCGCGGGTTACCAGACGACCGTGTACTCGCATTCCCGCAAGCCCAACAAGAAGGCGGAGCTGAGCGAGGCGGTGGGCGTGCCCTACGTGTCCTCCGAGGAGTACTCCGTGAAGGAGCTCGTGAAACAGCGGGGGCGGGCGGACGTGGTGTATGAGGCGGCGGGCGTGGCGAGCGCCGCCTTCGCGCTGCTCGAGGGGCTCGCGCCCAACGGGGTGTTCGTCTTCACCGGCGTGCCGCCGAGCGAGAAGCAGAAGGTGGACGAGGGCGCGCTGATGAAGCGCGTGGTTCTCGACAACCAGGTGCTGCTCGGCACGGTGAACGCCGCGGCGGAGGATTTCGACGCGGCGATCGAGGACCTGTTTCACTTCCAGAGCAGGTGGCGCGGGCCGCTCGAATCCCTCATCACCGCGCGCCATCCTCCCGAGGACTACGCCGAGGTGGTGGAGGGCGACAAAAAGAGCGGCGTCAAGGACGTCATCGCCTTTTCCCGAGGGTGA
- a CDS encoding cyclase family protein — protein MQGAWLDISIPFAEEPSGQEVVAGRTGMPESAAEQAEWLKRAAWMGTYVTAPPSLELDLEDTERLPLSATVGKARVLHLDDVDCIRADSLAEYEPREGERLLLRTRNSSREWWKRPHGEDFVMLSDAAAQLLVERRVACVGVDYVSRAGFHTEGLGVHQRLREAGMWLIEGLDLSEVKVGVHELVCLPLKVKAQWGSPARALVRTLREASLG, from the coding sequence ATGCAAGGAGCCTGGCTGGACATCTCGATACCGTTCGCGGAGGAGCCGTCCGGGCAAGAAGTGGTCGCGGGGCGGACGGGGATGCCCGAGAGCGCCGCGGAACAGGCCGAGTGGTTGAAGCGGGCCGCGTGGATGGGGACGTATGTGACGGCGCCGCCGAGTCTGGAATTGGACCTGGAGGACACCGAGCGGCTGCCCTTGAGCGCGACGGTGGGCAAGGCGCGCGTGCTGCACCTGGATGACGTGGACTGCATCCGGGCCGACTCGCTGGCCGAGTACGAGCCGCGCGAGGGAGAGCGGTTGCTCTTGCGCACGCGCAACTCCTCGCGCGAGTGGTGGAAGCGGCCGCACGGCGAGGACTTCGTGATGCTGTCGGACGCGGCGGCGCAGTTGCTCGTGGAGCGGCGCGTGGCGTGCGTGGGCGTGGACTACGTGTCGCGCGCGGGCTTCCACACCGAGGGCCTCGGCGTGCACCAGCGCCTGCGCGAGGCCGGGATGTGGCTCATCGAGGGGCTGGACCTGAGCGAGGTGAAGGTGGGCGTGCACGAGCTGGTGTGTCTGCCCTTGAAGGTGAAGGCCCAGTGGGGCTCTCCCGCGCGGGCACTCGTGCGCACGCTCCGGGAAGCGTCCCTCGGGTAG
- a CDS encoding glycoside hydrolase family 15 protein → MNGEKTARSPAIEDHGVIGDLRTVALVATDGTLDWLCFPHFDSPSVFAALLDADKGGHFFIRPERLPGQPEVVHKQFYWPDTNVLVTRFYSENGVGELVDFMPLGTQAPVRMVVRRIRVVRGEMPFRMECLPAFNYARDEHSVRMLDHGVSFLSPTLSLTLATKAKLETDGKRVTSRFTLREGQSMVFSLIEGAPSSCARQAMGHESAEELFRDTVSYWRHWLSQCTYRGRWREVVYRSALALKLMTFEPSGAIVAAPTCSLPESPGGGRNWDYRFVWIRDAAFTVYALLRIGFSDEAGAFMRWLEQRIAELGENEPLPLMFALDGTKVPLEEELSHLAGYRDSRPVRIGNEAAHNHLQLDIYGELMDGVYLYNKHGAPISYDFWSHLRRLMNWLCDNWRRKDESIWEVRSGRQHFVYSKMMCWVALDRAIRLAGKRSFPSDLARWIHERDAMFEEIMNEGWCQERSTFVQYYGAQALDASVLLMPLVFFLSPVDPRILSTVELIRKPPKEGGLTSDGLVFRYDTEASQDGLTGREGTFNLCTFWLVEAMTRASVTRPDLLDEARLLFERMLGYASHLGLFAEQTGPAGEALGNFPQALTHLSLISAAYNLDRALGAGD, encoded by the coding sequence ATGAACGGGGAGAAGACAGCGCGATCACCCGCCATCGAGGACCATGGTGTGATTGGGGATCTGCGCACGGTGGCGCTGGTGGCGACCGACGGCACCTTGGATTGGTTGTGCTTTCCGCACTTCGACAGCCCGAGCGTCTTCGCCGCGTTGTTGGACGCGGACAAGGGCGGCCACTTCTTCATCCGGCCGGAGCGCCTGCCGGGCCAGCCGGAGGTGGTGCACAAGCAGTTCTACTGGCCGGACACCAACGTGCTGGTGACTCGCTTCTACAGCGAGAACGGCGTGGGTGAGCTGGTGGACTTCATGCCCCTGGGCACCCAGGCGCCGGTGCGCATGGTGGTGCGGCGCATCCGCGTGGTGCGCGGGGAGATGCCCTTTCGCATGGAGTGTCTGCCCGCCTTCAACTACGCGCGGGACGAGCACTCGGTGCGGATGCTCGACCATGGGGTGAGCTTCCTGTCCCCCACGCTCAGCCTGACGCTCGCCACGAAGGCGAAGCTGGAGACGGACGGCAAGCGTGTCACCTCGCGCTTCACCCTGCGCGAGGGCCAGTCCATGGTGTTCTCCCTGATCGAGGGCGCGCCCTCGTCCTGCGCCAGGCAGGCCATGGGGCACGAGTCCGCCGAGGAGTTGTTCCGCGACACGGTGAGCTACTGGCGGCACTGGCTGTCGCAGTGCACCTACCGGGGGCGCTGGCGCGAGGTGGTGTATCGCTCGGCGCTCGCGCTCAAGCTGATGACGTTCGAGCCCTCGGGGGCCATCGTGGCCGCGCCCACGTGCAGTCTGCCGGAGTCCCCCGGCGGCGGACGCAACTGGGACTACCGCTTCGTGTGGATCCGCGACGCGGCCTTCACGGTGTACGCGCTGTTGCGCATCGGGTTCTCGGACGAGGCGGGCGCGTTCATGCGCTGGTTGGAGCAGCGCATCGCGGAGCTGGGCGAGAACGAGCCGCTCCCGCTCATGTTCGCGCTGGATGGCACCAAGGTGCCCCTGGAGGAGGAGCTGTCGCACCTGGCGGGCTATCGCGACTCACGTCCGGTGCGCATCGGCAACGAGGCGGCGCACAACCACCTCCAGCTCGACATCTACGGCGAGCTGATGGACGGCGTGTACCTGTACAACAAGCACGGCGCGCCCATCAGCTATGACTTCTGGAGCCACCTGCGCCGGCTGATGAACTGGCTGTGCGACAACTGGCGGCGCAAGGACGAGAGCATCTGGGAGGTGCGCTCGGGGCGGCAGCACTTCGTGTACTCGAAGATGATGTGCTGGGTGGCGTTGGACCGGGCCATCCGCCTGGCCGGCAAGCGCAGCTTCCCCTCGGACCTGGCCCGGTGGATCCACGAGCGTGACGCCATGTTCGAGGAGATCATGAACGAGGGCTGGTGCCAGGAGCGGAGCACCTTCGTGCAGTACTACGGCGCCCAGGCCCTGGACGCCTCCGTGCTGCTCATGCCGCTGGTCTTCTTCCTGTCGCCGGTGGATCCGCGCATCCTCTCCACCGTGGAGCTCATCCGCAAGCCGCCGAAGGAGGGAGGGCTCACGTCGGACGGGCTCGTGTTCCGCTACGACACGGAGGCCAGCCAGGACGGGCTCACCGGCCGCGAGGGCACGTTCAACCTGTGCACCTTCTGGCTCGTGGAGGCGATGACGCGCGCGAGCGTCACCCGGCCGGACTTGCTGGACGAGGCCCGGCTCCTCTTCGAGCGGATGCTCGGCTACGCCAGCCACCTGGGCCTGTTCGCCGAGCAGACGGGACCGGCTGGCGAGGCCCTCGGCAACTTCCCCCAGGCCCTCACCCACCTGTCGCTCATCAGCGCCGCGTACAACCTGGACCGGGCGCTCGGCGCGGGCGACTGA
- a CDS encoding TIGR04222 domain-containing membrane protein: protein MNPLDWNGQQFLAMYGPFLLFVCVGAVIWKRLLNRPSDVPTPAELDLNPYLAATLESEDTAVRAAVVALVHDGALKFGEEDEELSVAKALPTRALELERVVHAAVAQGKTSLGELREAAQTELSRIVQSLRARGFMRTPEQDSRYRHHPRLFLLAALALGVMKVMVGLSRDRPVGFLVLQILLGGGVGFALLSGGSRLTPRGREALRLLRKRHEPLRTTAASEGSAQTMSTRDVALAMALFGVGGLALVGGHSLLRDYLFPPSPAGGGGSGGDGSSSSSSSSCSSSSSCSSSSSCSGGSSGCGGCGGGGGD from the coding sequence ATGAATCCACTGGATTGGAATGGGCAGCAGTTCCTCGCCATGTACGGGCCGTTCCTCCTGTTCGTCTGCGTGGGGGCGGTGATCTGGAAACGCCTGCTCAACCGGCCGTCTGACGTCCCCACGCCCGCCGAGCTGGACCTGAACCCCTATCTGGCGGCCACGCTGGAGAGCGAGGACACGGCGGTGAGGGCGGCCGTGGTGGCGCTCGTGCACGACGGCGCGCTGAAGTTCGGGGAAGAGGATGAGGAGTTGAGCGTCGCCAAGGCCCTGCCCACGCGGGCGCTGGAGCTCGAGCGGGTCGTGCATGCCGCGGTGGCCCAGGGCAAGACGTCGCTCGGGGAGTTGCGCGAGGCGGCCCAGACGGAGCTCTCCCGGATCGTGCAGTCCCTGCGGGCGCGAGGCTTCATGCGCACGCCCGAGCAGGACTCGCGCTACAGGCACCATCCCCGGCTGTTCCTGCTCGCGGCGCTCGCGCTCGGGGTCATGAAGGTGATGGTGGGCCTGTCCCGGGACAGGCCCGTGGGCTTCCTCGTGCTGCAGATCCTCCTGGGAGGAGGGGTGGGGTTCGCGTTGCTGAGTGGCGGCTCCCGGCTCACTCCCCGAGGCCGGGAGGCGCTGAGGCTGCTGCGCAAGCGTCATGAGCCCCTGCGCACCACCGCCGCCTCGGAGGGCAGTGCCCAGACGATGAGCACGCGCGACGTGGCCCTGGCGATGGCGCTCTTCGGGGTGGGCGGGCTCGCGCTGGTCGGCGGCCATTCCCTCCTGCGCGACTACCTGTTTCCCCCGAGCCCCGCGGGAGGTGGCGGTTCCGGAGGGGACGGCTCGAGCAGCAGCAGCTCGAGCAGTTGCAGCAGCTCGAGCAGTTGCAGCAGCTCGAGCAGTTGCAGCGGCGGAAGCAGCGGCTGCGGCGGCTGTGGAGGAGGCGGCGGGGATTGA
- a CDS encoding DUF692 domain-containing protein, producing MKRLEGVGVGWRRQLAHFLDTWEGLGFVEVLAEQFDDRGALPEPLLQLKERGVPVVVHGVSLGLGGAEPPSPARLSRLARLAERLGAVCVSEHLAFVRAGGLESGHLLPVARHEQSLEVLADNIRRAEAALPVPLALENVASLFEWPAPAFSEAGLLTGVLERTGAGVLLDVANLYANALNLGTDARAVLAAVPRERLFYVHVAGGVRHGGLYHDTHAHALPEGPLALLEELTARVGAVPALLERDDRFPPVEELVGELEAIRGAMARGVARRETA from the coding sequence TTGAAGCGGCTCGAGGGCGTGGGAGTAGGCTGGCGGCGGCAGCTCGCGCACTTCCTCGACACCTGGGAGGGACTGGGTTTCGTGGAGGTGCTGGCCGAGCAGTTCGATGACCGGGGCGCCCTGCCCGAGCCGCTCCTCCAGCTCAAGGAGCGTGGGGTGCCGGTGGTGGTGCACGGGGTGTCACTGGGGCTGGGTGGCGCCGAGCCTCCCTCGCCCGCGCGGCTCTCCCGGCTGGCGCGGCTCGCCGAGCGGCTGGGCGCGGTGTGTGTGAGCGAGCACCTGGCCTTCGTGCGCGCGGGGGGCCTGGAGTCCGGGCACCTGCTGCCGGTGGCGCGCCACGAGCAGTCCCTGGAGGTGCTCGCGGACAACATCCGGCGGGCCGAGGCGGCGCTCCCGGTACCCCTGGCGCTGGAGAACGTGGCGAGCCTCTTCGAGTGGCCCGCTCCCGCCTTCTCCGAGGCGGGGCTGCTCACGGGGGTGCTCGAGCGCACGGGGGCGGGGGTGCTGCTGGACGTGGCCAACCTGTACGCCAACGCGCTCAACCTGGGCACGGACGCGCGAGCGGTGCTGGCGGCGGTGCCGCGCGAGCGCCTCTTCTACGTGCACGTGGCGGGCGGGGTGCGGCACGGCGGGCTGTACCACGACACCCATGCGCACGCGCTGCCCGAGGGACCCCTGGCCCTCCTGGAGGAGCTGACGGCGCGGGTGGGAGCGGTGCCGGCGCTGCTGGAGCGGGATGATCGCTTCCCGCCCGTGGAGGAGCTCGTGGGCGAGCTGGAGGCCATTCGGGGGGCGATGGCCCGGGGCGTGGCGCGCCGGGAGACGGCATGA
- a CDS encoding TetR/AcrR family transcriptional regulator produces MGRPRQVLDEEILEAARACFIEHGASVSTETIASRLGVSGPALLKRFGSKRELLKAAFAVGSAPPWLPMVEEGPDERDISVQLRELALTIDAFFRKMVPAFSVLREAGLTPQEIRGDSEDSPAARAQDSMTGWFKRAQERGLLREGDPSLMAGLFMAGVQYRYFLAHITQQRVPTEEEDPFVERLLNMLWRGIAPPDQASPAR; encoded by the coding sequence ATGGGGCGTCCCCGACAGGTCCTGGACGAGGAGATTCTGGAAGCGGCACGCGCCTGCTTCATCGAGCACGGCGCCTCCGTGAGCACGGAGACGATCGCGTCGCGCCTGGGCGTCTCCGGTCCGGCACTGCTCAAGCGCTTCGGCAGCAAGCGGGAGCTGCTCAAGGCGGCCTTCGCCGTGGGAAGCGCTCCCCCGTGGCTGCCCATGGTGGAGGAGGGGCCGGATGAACGGGACATCTCCGTGCAGCTGCGCGAGCTGGCCCTCACCATCGATGCCTTCTTCCGCAAGATGGTGCCGGCCTTCTCGGTGCTGCGCGAGGCGGGCCTCACGCCCCAGGAAATCCGGGGAGACTCGGAGGACTCTCCGGCGGCGCGGGCCCAGGACTCGATGACGGGCTGGTTCAAGCGGGCCCAGGAGCGGGGCCTGCTGCGCGAGGGAGACCCGAGCCTCATGGCCGGCCTCTTCATGGCGGGGGTGCAATACCGCTACTTCCTCGCCCACATCACGCAGCAGCGCGTCCCCACGGAGGAGGAGGATCCGTTCGTGGAGCGCCTGCTCAACATGCTCTGGCGGGGCATCGCGCCGCCGGACCAGGCCTCACCCGCCAGGTAG